Genomic DNA from Vagococcus luciliae:
TCACCTTGAAGGATTAATCCTTCACTATCGATATAACGAAGAACTTGGTCCCTTGTATAACCCGCTAAATAAGCTAAAGAAAAATTATCTGGACCTTTGCTAATTGTTAAGGTGATTGTCTCATTCTCAGGAACAATATCTGTTCCTTGCTTGATACTTTGAGAAATAACAGTATCTTTTTCCACTTCATTTGATGACTCATTTTTCTCAAGTATATTGTCTTCTTTAAAGCCTAAATCTAATAAGGCTTTTTTTGCCTTATTAGAAGCTAATCCTTCCACTTCAATCATCGAAACAGTCTGCTTACCTTTACTTACATACAAAGTTACTTCAGATTTTTTTTTGACTCGGGTGCCAATTGGCGGTTGTGTCTTAACAACATTACCTTCTGCTATTTTATCATCTGACACTTCTTCTATTTTCGAATTAACTTTTATTTTTTTTGCATCTAATGCATTGATAGCTTCTGCCTGTGACATATTTTCGACATCAGGGATTTCTACCTCATCTTGTCGTGTCCCTAATGCAAACAATCCCACGCCAATCGCCACCAAGATAGCAAGGATACTAAAAATAATTTTATTTCTTTTAGAGGAAGGCTTTTTCTTTGGTTTTTCTTCCTCAGATAAATCTAGTTCAGATTCTTTCAAAGGTATCTTTGAAACGATTGGTTCGGGTTCTTTTACAGGTGTTAACATGATTGTTTCATCTGTCATAGAACTTGGTGTATAGATTGGTTCATTTGCTCTCTCTGGACTTAAGGATGTGCTTAAATCAGAATACATATCATTGACTGTTTTATATCGATCTGAAATTTCTTTTGCTGTAGCATGGAGTACCACATTCTCTAACGCTTGTGGGATATTAGGATTGTATTGTCGAACAGATGGAACGTCTTTTTGAAAATGCTTCAATGCTATTGAAACAGCCGACTCCCCTTCAAAAGGAACTGTTCCTGTCAATAATTCATATAAAATAATCCCTAATGCATAAATATCAGATTGTCTTGTTGACATACCACCTCTTGCTTGCTCTGGTGACAAGTAATGTACTGAACCAAGCAATGTATTTGTTTGCGTTAATGATGTCTCTGATAGAGCAATCGCAATCCCAAAATCTGTGATTTTTACATTTCCTTGTTCATCAACTAAAACATTTTGTGGTTTTAAGTCTCTATGGATAATACCATGTTCATGTGCCAAAGACACTGCAGATAAAATCTGTTCCATCATGTAAACAACTGTATCTAATGGAATAGGAGAATAATTGCGAATATAATGTTTTAAATCAGTTCCTCGAACATATTCCATTACAATATATTGCATGCCATTTTCTTCTCCTACATCATACACACTG
This window encodes:
- the pknB gene encoding Stk1 family PASTA domain-containing Ser/Thr kinase, producing MINIGTKIGERYEIIGNIGSGGMANVYLARDLILNREVAIKVLRFDFQDDQNAIRRFQREALAATEMVHPNIVSVYDVGEENGMQYIVMEYVRGTDLKHYIRNYSPIPLDTVVYMMEQILSAVSLAHEHGIIHRDLKPQNVLVDEQGNVKITDFGIAIALSETSLTQTNTLLGSVHYLSPEQARGGMSTRQSDIYALGIILYELLTGTVPFEGESAVSIALKHFQKDVPSVRQYNPNIPQALENVVLHATAKEISDRYKTVNDMYSDLSTSLSPERANEPIYTPSSMTDETIMLTPVKEPEPIVSKIPLKESELDLSEEEKPKKKPSSKRNKIIFSILAILVAIGVGLFALGTRQDEVEIPDVENMSQAEAINALDAKKIKVNSKIEEVSDDKIAEGNVVKTQPPIGTRVKKKSEVTLYVSKGKQTVSMIEVEGLASNKAKKALLDLGFKEDNILEKNESSNEVEKDTVISQSIKQGTDIVPENETITLTISKGPDNFSLAYLAGYTRDQVLRYIDSEGLILQGESQEYSATVPQGQVIYTSPAGGTPVKKGDYIQVVYSMGPEPAKTQPSSSTTSSSETTESSETTQSSEPESEENQNNNQNNHNNGNTKPSQSEPKDKKD